The Chitinophagales bacterium genomic sequence GGCCTTTAATTAATATAGGAAATGCGTCTTTGCTGCCTATATACCCGACTATGCCGCACATAATATAGTTTTTTAGTTTGGTTTTGCGTAAACGATATTCAATTGCATTTTGTAGGTGCTATGCCCACGGCCACCTGCCACGAGGCGGTATGCACCAGGGAAGCCCTTGGACCCTTTTATACGCAAATGTAATTCATTACGCTTATCAATAATAGCATTTTGTAACTCTCTGGGTACATTAATTCTATATGTCGTAATGTCATTACCCTGGCTATCTTTTTCAGTTCTTTTCAGTCCATCGATGTATTGTACAGCAGCTGTTATATCAGAGCTGATAAAGTCCAGTATCTCATACTCGGAACCATCTTCATTAACGCCAACAGGGATAAGCCTGGAGGGTGTAAGCAGGCTGTCGGCGTCTACACCACTGCTTATCTTGGTCAATACTATCTCTGCCTTGATGATAGAAGCTACAGGCAGGTTGCTTATGTACGGCACGCGTATATCAATACAGACACCAGGCTCGTGTTGCAGCAGTAAAGTGTCATCAGATATATTGATAGTGCTGTTGTAACGGTTGATGAAGGTTTCAGCAGGGTAGCCCGAATAGTTGCGGCTGATATGGCTGTAAGCAGCTGTTTTTTCAACATTGCTCTCGCGCCTGTAATTGAAGAATGCTACCTTGGTTATTGTCGGGTTACTGTCTTCCCTGTAGTAAAAAGCAACTGCTGCATTGGAGTAATCGCTTCCACCGTCCAGCACGATATAGGGTATCAGGTCGGTATTGTTGGCCATGTTTGTGGCTGAATCCGGAGCTACATAAAAGCCATTGAAGTGCGCAAGGAATTCAGCCTCGGTGTTGTAAACATGTTTGTCATCGCCAATATTACTGGTCACGTCATCAATAAAAGCCTGGCTGAGTGGTATGCGCAGGTGCTTGAAACCAGCCTTGCCATCTATTACGTAAGGGGTGTCCGTTATGCTTTTCTGCAGGTCAATAGTGGCTTCTCCGAGTAAGGTGCTGTTTACCTGCAGGTCCTGGTTACTGTAATAGTCATTGTCTATTGACATGGGTTCTTCTACACGGTATACTCTATATTTCTGCGGTTTGGGATCGGTTCTGTTGCCCCAGGCAAAGCCTGAGAACGGCATGATCAATACAGCCGAGTCAACATGGTAACCACCCGATGAGAATGAAAATGAGTTAACGGTAGGTAATACCTGGAAATAGATCCCGGCGTTGGTTTTACCGAAGAATGGATCGACGATAGTACCCAGTCCGAATATTACAGGTAAACCACTTATTTTCTCACTGGTTTTATATTTGTCAACCAGGAATGTCTTGGTAATAACGGTCATTGTATCACCAACACTTTGTGTACCCAGGTAGTTATCTCCCGGTGTAATGTTCGATTTTACGATGGTGTCTTCCTTGCACCCTGTGCTCAGCAACAAGCCCAGTGCTATGATCAGTATGCCGGTATTAAATGAATAACGCTGCTTCAAAAAAATGTGATTTACTGCGAAAGTGATAAAAGTTATACTAAGACTCTGTTAAGCTTTTGTATAAGTCCAGCAATGCACTTACATCTTCCTTCCAGCCTTCATCATATTTTACAACTTTTTTATACCTGCTTGGCTTTATTTCGTTAGTTATAGTCTTGTTTGTATCTGCATCACCATATACTACCACATCGGCATATTTGCTGGCACCCAGTGTCAGCGACTGGTTGGTACCATCCTTATATGGCTCTATGTCTTTATCTTTTATATCTGTGCTGATAATTGCCTTTTTCAGGAAGTTTTCGCCAAGGTCGCCCTCAAACTGGTCGTTCTGTGCAGTGTATACTACTTTCGAGTAGTTGAACACGGGCTCCTTTTTATAGGCGGTTTTCACATATAATGGTACCAGTGATGTCATCCAGCCATGGCAATGAATGACATCCGGCGGCCAGCCAAATTTCTTAACTGTCTCTAATGCGCTTTTACAGAAAAATATAGCACGCTCGCCATTGTCCTCAAAGAAACGGCCTTTATCATCGGCAAATACCTGTTTACGTTTGAAATAGTCCTCGTTATCCATAAAGTACACTTGCAGGCGTGCATTAGGCAATGAAGCTACCTTTATGATGAGCGGATAATCGTCCTTATCTATTATAATATTAATACCCGACAGGCGTACAACCTCGTGCAGGCGGTGGCGGCGTTCATTAATAGTTCCGAAACGTGGCATGATGATCCTAACTTCTACACCACTATCAAATGTTTTTACTGCCAGGCTATTCAGTATCTGGGCGAAATCGCTGAATTCCACATAAGGAGATAACTCGTTGGCAATGATTAAGACACGTTTTTTGTCTTCTGACATGCTTATGTATTAGTTGATTAAAAAGAAAGGTATTTACGAAAGTGAATGCAAAATTACGAAAATATTAATTTACAACGCTTACTTTGCGTTCTTAAAGGCATTTACGGCATAATGGTTATTTTCAAAAAGGCAGAGGATATTAACGCTTACTTATTGAATATCAGGCAGAAAGGTGCTTCTTTGGGCTTTATTCCCACCATGGGGGCATTGCATAAGGGGCATATATCACTGGTAGAACAGGCGCATAAAAACGGCGATATTACAGTTGTCAGCATATTTGTCAACCCTACTCAGTTCAATGATAAGAATGATTTTGATAATTACCCCTCTGCCATTACCGAAGATAAGATGCTGTTGGAAGCGGCTGGATGCGATATAGTATTTATCCCTTCTGTTGCGGAGGTATACCCTGAATCGTATGCAAAAACACCTGTATACGATTTCGGCTACCTCGATACGATTCTTGAAGGAGCACACCGACCGGGACATTTTAAGGGGGTTGGGCAGGTTGTCGCTCGCCTGCTGGAGATAGTAAAGCCTGACAACCTATACTTAGGACAAAAGGACTTTCAGCAGTGTATGGTCATAAAAGACCTGGCGAAGCAAATACCTCAACTGCATAATATGCATGTTAAGATATGCCCCACACTTCGCGAGCCTGACGGGCTGGCTATGAGTTCGCGCAACCGTAGGCTTACAGAACCAGAGCGCGCAGTGGCTAACTTGCTGTATCAATGCCTGGTGTCTATACAGACAAAAGCCGGGTTGCAGCCTTTCAGCGTCGTGAGGAAGGAGTGCATCGAGATATTGGCTGATAAGGGGCTTAAGCCAGAATATGTTGCGCTTGCAGATGCCAGCAACCTGGCGCTGCTTGATGAGTACGATACTGAACGCCAGATGGTGGCATTGATAGCCGCTTTTGTTGGTGATGTAAGGCTCATCGACAATATGTTGCTCAATTAAGGCTCGTAACTGTACTTTAGTTCATCCCCCGCTATTGAGTGGGGTTTATGCCCGAATCCTGCTTCCAGTGTTGGCTCATACCTGGCAGCTTTTTCTTTGCTCAGTTTTTTGCCATTCACAAAAATGCCCCGGGAATTATATTTCAGGGTGTGTTTTTTAGTGGTATCAACCAGCCCGTCCGCAGCCATCATTTTTATTACTTTATCTAAATAAGCAGTACTTTTTGTTTGCCCTGTAGATGATACAGGGTCATCAAAAGTTGCTGCATCATGAGGCAGTTTGGAGTTTGTGTCAAAACTTGTCGTGCTCCGTGCCCATTCAGGTATGGGCGAATTGTCAAACCTGCTTTCTCTTATGATACCGTTGGTTGTTCCTCCGGGTTTGTAGCCCAGCTCTTTTAGTATTTGTTCATAATGTTTAGCTCCGCTACCTGTTATGTGTTGATTGTTTACATACAGCCCATCTTCCATGTACGATATTCTGTAGTAAGAAGTTGTGTCCAACAGCCCGTCCCTTAGCATTGCCTGCAC encodes the following:
- a CDS encoding glycogen/starch synthase, encoding MSEDKKRVLIIANELSPYVEFSDFAQILNSLAVKTFDSGVEVRIIMPRFGTINERRHRLHEVVRLSGINIIIDKDDYPLIIKVASLPNARLQVYFMDNEDYFKRKQVFADDKGRFFEDNGERAIFFCKSALETVKKFGWPPDVIHCHGWMTSLVPLYVKTAYKKEPVFNYSKVVYTAQNDQFEGDLGENFLKKAIISTDIKDKDIEPYKDGTNQSLTLGASKYADVVVYGDADTNKTITNEIKPSRYKKVVKYDEGWKEDVSALLDLYKSLTES
- a CDS encoding DUF4270 family protein is translated as MKQRYSFNTGILIIALGLLLSTGCKEDTIVKSNITPGDNYLGTQSVGDTMTVITKTFLVDKYKTSEKISGLPVIFGLGTIVDPFFGKTNAGIYFQVLPTVNSFSFSSGGYHVDSAVLIMPFSGFAWGNRTDPKPQKYRVYRVEEPMSIDNDYYSNQDLQVNSTLLGEATIDLQKSITDTPYVIDGKAGFKHLRIPLSQAFIDDVTSNIGDDKHVYNTEAEFLAHFNGFYVAPDSATNMANNTDLIPYIVLDGGSDYSNAAVAFYYREDSNPTITKVAFFNYRRESNVEKTAAYSHISRNYSGYPAETFINRYNSTINISDDTLLLQHEPGVCIDIRVPYISNLPVASIIKAEIVLTKISSGVDADSLLTPSRLIPVGVNEDGSEYEILDFISSDITAAVQYIDGLKRTEKDSQGNDITTYRINVPRELQNAIIDKRNELHLRIKGSKGFPGAYRLVAGGRGHSTYKMQLNIVYAKPN
- a CDS encoding pantoate--beta-alanine ligase; protein product: MVIFKKAEDINAYLLNIRQKGASLGFIPTMGALHKGHISLVEQAHKNGDITVVSIFVNPTQFNDKNDFDNYPSAITEDKMLLEAAGCDIVFIPSVAEVYPESYAKTPVYDFGYLDTILEGAHRPGHFKGVGQVVARLLEIVKPDNLYLGQKDFQQCMVIKDLAKQIPQLHNMHVKICPTLREPDGLAMSSRNRRLTEPERAVANLLYQCLVSIQTKAGLQPFSVVRKECIEILADKGLKPEYVALADASNLALLDEYDTERQMVALIAAFVGDVRLIDNMLLN